Proteins encoded within one genomic window of Candidatus Schekmanbacteria bacterium:
- a CDS encoding FecR domain-containing protein, protein MQSWIRNFFCLLICYFYIILVNYNIYGATAAGILLGFNGVVTIKGANGGMILKPALRQRLYSGDKITTGNGGSARALIRNGDVVMIAENSQFTFRESFRDSGDGEIKHPDMLELVAGKVRIIVKKISGEESDFEIVTPTALCGVRGTDFIVLVRNPQETDVLVIEGNVEVRNRGATGPGEPVYASAGEMAVVKEDMNVPEIRKTDKSDIEQFLEGVELLNFRRETENPDMIFPDNTLYKGLAKASERESQHDEQLYMYGPSKDMLLPGLVEMISLKKKLKAPPPISPPPPP, encoded by the coding sequence ATGCAGAGTTGGATACGCAATTTTTTTTGCCTTTTAATTTGCTATTTTTATATAATATTGGTTAATTATAACATCTATGGCGCAACGGCTGCCGGCATATTGCTTGGTTTTAATGGTGTCGTGACTATAAAAGGTGCCAATGGAGGGATGATTTTGAAGCCTGCATTAAGACAAAGGCTTTATAGCGGAGATAAAATAACCACAGGCAATGGAGGAAGCGCGAGGGCACTTATACGTAACGGCGATGTTGTAATGATTGCTGAAAACTCTCAATTCACATTCAGGGAGTCATTCAGAGATTCAGGGGATGGAGAAATAAAGCACCCTGATATGCTGGAGCTTGTTGCCGGGAAGGTCAGGATAATTGTGAAAAAAATTTCCGGAGAAGAATCGGATTTCGAGATTGTTACTCCTACTGCTCTATGCGGGGTAAGAGGGACTGATTTTATAGTATTGGTCCGGAATCCTCAGGAAACTGATGTGCTGGTTATCGAAGGCAATGTTGAAGTCAGGAATAGAGGGGCAACAGGGCCCGGAGAACCTGTCTATGCATCAGCTGGAGAGATGGCAGTAGTTAAAGAAGATATGAATGTGCCGGAGATTAGAAAAACAGATAAATCAGACATTGAGCAGTTCCTCGAAGGTGTTGAGCTTTTGAATTTCCGGAGAGAAACAGAAAATCCGGATATGATCTTTCCTGATAACACTCTCTACAAAGGTCTGGCAAAGGCCTCTGAAAGGGAGTCTCAACATGACGAACAACTTTATATGTATGGACCGTCCAAAGATATGCTTTTGCCCGGGCTCGTAGAGATGATATCGCTTAAAAAAAAGCTTAAGGCTCCTCCGCCAATTTCACCGCCTCCACCTCCGTAA
- a CDS encoding thermonuclease family protein, with amino-acid sequence MFPADSNKLGYRAGLVFLLFTAFALILFSGISTAAEKKNDVPQSAEQKSSQEKLHVVTHVIDGDTIVLNNSVTVRYIGVDTPEIGEPFYNEAKSFNASLVSGKKVRIDVCEEEPFDKYGRTLAYVYLDNVCVNEELLKKGLARALSIPPCGIKKYKEYAKLEAQTRTQEAGLWADEKVIKADNANSVMGQKASVRGKILSVHRGKKAIFLNFGTDYKHDFTAVIFIKDLPNFTAFGINPLLTYSGKDVIVRGKVKEHNGPEIILLYPSNIEVLN; translated from the coding sequence ATGTTTCCAGCGGATTCGAATAAACTAGGGTATAGAGCGGGCTTAGTTTTTTTACTATTCACTGCCTTTGCCCTGATTTTATTTTCTGGAATCTCTACTGCAGCAGAGAAGAAAAATGATGTCCCGCAGAGCGCTGAGCAGAAATCTTCACAAGAGAAATTGCATGTTGTAACCCATGTTATTGATGGCGATACCATAGTTTTGAATAACTCTGTGACAGTAAGATATATCGGAGTTGACACCCCTGAAATCGGCGAGCCATTCTATAACGAGGCGAAAAGCTTCAATGCTTCTTTGGTTTCGGGAAAGAAGGTGAGAATAGATGTTTGTGAAGAGGAACCTTTTGATAAATATGGAAGAACACTTGCCTATGTATATTTAGATAATGTCTGCGTCAATGAGGAGCTTTTAAAAAAAGGATTAGCCAGAGCACTTTCCATCCCGCCATGCGGCATCAAAAAATATAAGGAATATGCGAAACTTGAGGCTCAGACTCGTACACAAGAGGCAGGGTTATGGGCAGATGAAAAAGTCATAAAAGCAGATAATGCAAATTCAGTTATGGGTCAGAAGGCAAGTGTAAGGGGAAAGATATTGAGCGTACATCGCGGCAAAAAAGCCATATTCCTGAACTTCGGTACAGATTATAAGCATGATTTTACTGCTGTTATTTTCATAAAAGATCTTCCAAACTTTACCGCCTTCGGGATTAACCCTTTGCTTACATATTCAGGAAAAGATGTGATAGTGCGTGGAAAAGTAAAAGAGCATAATGGGCCTGAGATAATCCTTTTATACCCTTCCAATATAGAAGTTTTGAATTAA
- a CDS encoding protein-L-isoaspartate(D-aspartate) O-methyltransferase: MDKMGLFWNKNSGEKDFAILREKMVKDQIAARGIRDRKVLDAMLKVERHLFIPNSYWEYAYLDQPVSIGYGQTISQPYIVAFMTEALKLRGDEKVLEIGTGSGYQSAILSLLAAKVYSIEIINDLALVAAARLKKLRFLNVEVKAGDGYDGWSEHATFNAIILTAAPEKIPEPLIDQLAENGRLVAPVGRVFQDLVLLEKGKSGKISMRTITGVRFVPMTGKSEKNQ, translated from the coding sequence ATGGATAAGATGGGATTATTCTGGAACAAAAATAGTGGTGAGAAGGATTTTGCCATTCTCAGAGAAAAGATGGTAAAGGATCAGATTGCAGCAAGGGGGATACGCGACAGAAAAGTGCTGGATGCAATGCTTAAAGTTGAGCGCCATCTTTTTATTCCCAATTCATATTGGGAATATGCATACCTTGACCAGCCTGTTTCAATAGGTTACGGACAGACTATTTCACAGCCCTATATCGTTGCTTTCATGACGGAAGCTCTGAAGCTTAGAGGTGATGAGAAAGTTCTCGAAATCGGGACCGGCTCAGGTTATCAGTCTGCAATATTATCGCTCCTTGCAGCAAAGGTCTATTCCATTGAGATAATCAATGACCTTGCTTTGGTAGCTGCGGCAAGGTTGAAAAAACTTAGGTTTCTTAATGTCGAAGTTAAAGCAGGTGACGGATACGACGGATGGAGTGAGCACGCCACTTTTAATGCAATTATCCTTACTGCAGCTCCGGAGAAAATCCCTGAACCATTGATCGACCAGCTTGCTGAAAACGGCAGACTTGTTGCACCTGTTGGCAGAGTGTTTCAGGACCTTGTACTTCTGGAAAAAGGGAAAAGCGGGAAGATATCAATGAGAACAATAACAGGAGTCCGGTTTGTTCCAATGACTGGGAAAAGTGAAAAGAATCAATAA
- a CDS encoding tetratricopeptide repeat protein, with product MFRDWRFLLIAGIMLVAFAGCATGPSVPDPTGYYLKAKIDYDNKKYDQAIVSYKKGLEIKPDDPEGHIGVALSYFEIENLVEAEKEFKEVLRLKPDFPEAHYNLGKVYVKQNKMADALAEFQQELALNPNMSEVEYFVATTAYQEKKYDIASVAFQKYIDALTKKIDESKAELEKKKSDKAAVESWNKYIEDLSKERTNFHQYLAYSYINLGKLDDAIVNLKKVLEANPNDIYAMLNIGQIYFSKRENDNALEYFNRALTVDPKNETALFKAASVYYDKSDYDKSLELFNRTLEVNPNMVEAHRLLGWIYFKEKKDLPKALEHLKAIKTIDPQYKEMDELDKLIKFIETSQDK from the coding sequence ATGTTTAGAGATTGGCGTTTTCTGTTGATTGCGGGCATAATGCTTGTGGCTTTTGCCGGGTGCGCAACCGGTCCATCTGTGCCAGACCCGACCGGATACTATCTTAAGGCAAAAATTGATTACGACAATAAGAAATATGATCAGGCTATAGTGTCATACAAAAAGGGTCTCGAGATTAAACCGGACGATCCCGAAGGACACATCGGTGTTGCTCTTTCTTATTTTGAAATAGAAAATCTTGTTGAAGCAGAAAAGGAGTTTAAAGAGGTATTAAGGTTGAAACCAGATTTTCCTGAGGCCCATTATAATCTGGGTAAGGTTTACGTAAAGCAGAATAAGATGGCTGATGCCTTGGCTGAGTTTCAGCAGGAGCTTGCACTTAATCCAAACATGTCAGAAGTGGAATATTTCGTGGCTACAACTGCATATCAGGAAAAGAAATATGATATTGCCAGCGTAGCCTTCCAGAAGTATATAGACGCACTCACAAAGAAGATTGATGAGTCGAAAGCTGAGCTTGAAAAGAAAAAGAGTGACAAGGCGGCTGTTGAGTCGTGGAATAAATATATAGAAGACCTGTCAAAAGAGAGAACTAATTTCCATCAGTATCTTGCTTATTCGTATATCAATCTTGGAAAACTTGATGACGCGATTGTAAATCTGAAAAAGGTTCTTGAAGCCAATCCCAATGATATTTATGCAATGCTTAACATTGGCCAGATTTATTTCAGCAAAAGGGAAAATGATAATGCTCTCGAGTATTTCAACCGTGCATTAACCGTTGATCCTAAAAACGAAACAGCGCTCTTTAAAGCCGCGTCAGTATATTATGATAAGAGTGATTATGATAAGTCTCTGGAACTTTTTAACAGAACTCTTGAAGTAAATCCCAATATGGTTGAAGCGCACAGACTTCTTGGCTGGATATATTTTAAAGAGAAAAAGGATTTACCTAAAGCGCTGGAACATCTCAAAGCCATTAAGACGATAGACCCTCAGTACAAGGAAATGGATGAACTTGACAAGCTTATAAAGTTCATTGAAACTTCTCAGGACAAATAA
- a CDS encoding sugar transferase, producing MNNSTIRKLFVFDKLILDCLAITISFIIAYITRYIIQIPFVFQSIDNYYDDFTVGIIAWIFFLIKADLYRHKAQLCKFDEFFSIVGAGIFATLCMFAYMSLIKESTYARLTFIYSGALGIILIPIMRSALHSAHNRMRREGFGIIHTLIVGGGKSGEMLENKIRNHPEIGYRLVGTIKEEQVTNNPDASSSGADKYPEMIKKLFNATFDFVNKNHVDEIIYIRSRSHREDMMKIVYFCQDKNITLTLVPDLFEIMTKKIDYADLGNIPLIRLKQSPIPAWQNAIKRIIDFILSLAGLIILSPLIGAIVLLIKLNSRGPAIFKQERIGKDGHPFIMYKFRSMKTYASNLPPTRAEEDDPRLTSIGKYLRKFSIDELPQLYNVLKGDMTMVGPRPETALYVDQYNSWQRRRLEMIPGITGLAQVNGVRGNIDSVDERVMYDIEYIENQNIWLDIKILFATLLVFPFQRKAG from the coding sequence ATGAATAATAGCACAATTAGAAAATTATTTGTCTTTGATAAACTGATCTTAGACTGCCTTGCAATAACGATATCTTTTATAATAGCCTATATTACAAGATATATCATCCAAATCCCGTTTGTTTTCCAAAGCATTGACAACTACTATGATGATTTTACTGTAGGAATTATTGCCTGGATTTTTTTCCTGATAAAAGCTGACCTTTACCGCCACAAGGCACAACTTTGCAAGTTTGATGAATTTTTTTCAATAGTTGGGGCAGGGATTTTTGCAACACTTTGCATGTTTGCCTACATGTCATTGATTAAGGAGTCAACATATGCGAGGCTGACTTTCATATACTCAGGTGCGCTCGGGATAATACTTATCCCTATTATGAGGTCTGCTCTGCATTCTGCCCATAACAGGATGAGAAGAGAAGGATTCGGGATCATCCATACATTGATAGTGGGAGGCGGCAAATCCGGAGAGATGCTTGAAAACAAAATAAGAAACCATCCTGAGATCGGGTATCGTCTTGTAGGTACCATAAAAGAGGAACAGGTGACGAACAACCCTGATGCTAGCAGCAGTGGAGCAGATAAATATCCTGAGATGATAAAGAAGCTTTTTAATGCCACATTTGATTTTGTAAATAAAAACCACGTAGATGAGATCATTTATATCAGGTCGCGTAGCCACAGGGAAGACATGATGAAGATCGTTTATTTTTGCCAGGACAAGAATATTACTCTTACACTTGTTCCCGATCTTTTTGAGATAATGACAAAGAAGATAGATTATGCTGACCTTGGGAATATTCCTCTGATACGCCTCAAGCAATCGCCAATACCTGCATGGCAGAATGCTATTAAAAGGATTATTGATTTTATCCTTTCTCTTGCAGGATTAATAATCCTTTCCCCTCTCATTGGCGCCATAGTGCTCTTGATCAAGCTTAATTCCCGAGGGCCTGCCATATTCAAGCAGGAAAGAATAGGGAAGGATGGTCACCCATTTATCATGTACAAATTCAGGTCTATGAAAACATATGCTTCTAACCTGCCTCCTACAAGGGCTGAGGAAGATGATCCAAGACTCACAAGCATAGGCAAGTACCTAAGAAAATTCAGCATAGACGAACTTCCTCAGCTTTACAATGTGTTAAAGGGGGATATGACAATGGTTGGCCCCCGCCCGGAAACAGCCCTGTATGTGGACCAATATAACAGTTGGCAGAGAAGAAGGCTTGAGATGATACCCGGGATTACAGGACTTGCCCAGGTTAACGGAGTGCGCGGGAATATCGACTCTGTGGACGAACGTGTCATGTATGATATTGAGTATATAGAAAATCAGAATATCTGGCTCGATATTAAGATACTCTTTGCTACGCTTCTGGTTTTCCCATTTCAAAGAAAAGCGGGATGA
- a CDS encoding nucleotidyltransferase family protein — translation MKAFLLAAGLGTRLRPLTDNIPKCLVPLEGKPLLYYWIRLFERYGIDELLINLHYHPEAVREYVENVNTRLKINLFYEKELMGSAGTVFANKEWIGNDTEFVIAYADNLTCLDVGSMLRAHKEHKGVMTIGLFKAAKPEECGIVSMGSDGLITGFHEKIKNPPGNLANAGVYIADRKIFDIIGQEGKMDFGFDVLPKLTGRIYGYKINEYFIDIGTPENYSNACREWGKVLESYSFLR, via the coding sequence ATGAAAGCTTTTCTTCTTGCCGCCGGTCTTGGTACACGCCTGCGGCCTCTTACTGACAATATTCCAAAATGCCTTGTTCCTCTTGAAGGCAAGCCTCTTCTTTATTACTGGATAAGGCTCTTTGAAAGGTACGGAATAGATGAACTGTTAATCAACCTGCATTACCATCCTGAGGCAGTGAGAGAGTACGTAGAAAATGTTAATACCAGGCTAAAGATAAATCTGTTCTATGAAAAGGAGCTTATGGGGAGTGCAGGTACGGTTTTTGCCAACAAGGAATGGATTGGAAATGACACGGAGTTTGTAATTGCCTATGCTGACAATTTAACCTGTCTTGATGTAGGAAGTATGCTTAGAGCCCATAAAGAACATAAAGGAGTTATGACAATCGGACTTTTTAAAGCTGCAAAACCAGAGGAATGCGGAATAGTATCCATGGGCTCTGATGGCCTTATAACCGGTTTCCATGAAAAGATAAAAAACCCTCCGGGGAATTTGGCCAATGCAGGAGTATATATTGCTGACAGGAAAATATTTGATATAATCGGACAGGAAGGAAAAATGGACTTTGGTTTTGATGTGCTTCCAAAGTTGACTGGGAGGATTTATGGATATAAAATCAATGAATATTTTATTGATATAGGAACTCCTGAGAATTACAGTAATGCCTGCAGGGAATGGGGAAAAGTACTAGAATCATACAGCTTTTTAAGGTAA
- a CDS encoding GHMP kinase: protein MIISQTPLRISFAGGGTDFKDYYENFGGGIVLSSAIDKYIYVIIKKRFDKMIRIGYSTTEMVSHVDEIRHDLVREGLKKVGIDGGVEISTMADIPSTGSGLGSSSAVMVGLLNAMYAYKGILKTAEELAREACEIEIDILKKPIGKQDQYIAAYGNLRQITFKENGSVIVESVEIDENVKERFNSNLLLFYTGKKREASNILSEQKKNINTFCDTLSKMKNMVSEMKESLLEEKIDDFGHLLQKGWNFKKNLASKITNSFIDDIYKKALDAGALGGKIAGAGGGGFLLLYCPYDKQPKVRKALPMLQELKFNFERGGTKIIFNINH from the coding sequence ATGATTATTTCACAGACACCTTTACGTATCAGCTTTGCCGGAGGCGGTACGGATTTTAAGGATTATTATGAGAATTTCGGAGGCGGCATTGTCTTAAGCTCAGCAATAGACAAGTATATATACGTTATCATAAAAAAACGTTTCGACAAGATGATAAGGATTGGCTATTCGACGACTGAGATGGTGAGCCACGTTGACGAGATAAGGCATGACCTTGTTCGGGAAGGGCTTAAGAAAGTGGGGATAGACGGGGGTGTTGAAATATCTACGATGGCTGATATCCCCTCCACGGGTTCAGGGCTTGGATCTTCAAGCGCTGTTATGGTGGGGCTGCTCAATGCCATGTATGCCTACAAAGGGATTCTTAAAACTGCCGAGGAACTTGCCCGCGAGGCTTGTGAAATAGAGATAGATATCCTCAAAAAGCCTATCGGCAAGCAGGACCAGTATATAGCTGCCTATGGTAACCTTCGCCAGATAACATTCAAGGAGAATGGCAGTGTGATTGTTGAATCCGTTGAAATCGATGAGAATGTCAAAGAGCGCTTTAACAGTAACCTGCTTCTTTTCTACACCGGGAAAAAAAGGGAAGCGAGCAATATCCTCTCGGAGCAGAAAAAAAACATAAACACATTCTGCGACACTCTTAGCAAGATGAAAAATATGGTGTCGGAGATGAAGGAGAGCCTGCTGGAGGAAAAGATTGACGACTTCGGCCATCTCCTTCAAAAGGGTTGGAATTTTAAGAAGAACCTTGCAAGCAAGATTACCAACAGCTTCATTGATGATATTTACAAAAAGGCTCTTGATGCAGGGGCTCTTGGCGGAAAGATAGCAGGCGCGGGCGGAGGAGGTTTTTTACTTCTCTACTGTCCTTATGACAAACAACCAAAAGTGCGGAAAGCTCTTCCAATGCTGCAGGAGCTGAAGTTTAACTTTGAACGTGGCGGCACAAAGATAATTTTCAATATCAATCATTAG
- a CDS encoding SIS domain-containing protein — translation MDTREYLEDVSSIIKKIPVEKIEEMITLLTQAYRNDNTVFLFGNGGSAATASHMVCDLGKGTVVDGEKRFKVISLSDSIPLMTAYANDYDYQYIFSEQLKNLVRKNDIAFGLSGSGNSPNVLNAFKTARENGAKTVGLTGYEGGKMKDLCDLSIIVPSNNMQKIEDLHLIICHVIFSRIRDSLKS, via the coding sequence ATGGATACAAGAGAATATCTTGAAGATGTTTCTTCAATCATAAAGAAAATACCGGTTGAAAAGATTGAAGAGATGATAACGCTTCTCACGCAGGCATACAGAAATGACAATACTGTATTCCTCTTCGGGAACGGGGGAAGTGCTGCTACAGCTTCGCATATGGTCTGCGATCTTGGCAAGGGTACGGTTGTGGACGGAGAAAAAAGATTTAAAGTCATATCTCTTTCCGACAGCATCCCTCTTATGACTGCCTATGCGAATGATTATGATTACCAGTATATCTTTTCAGAACAGCTTAAGAATCTCGTAAGAAAGAATGATATTGCCTTTGGATTAAGCGGGAGCGGCAACTCCCCGAATGTTCTTAATGCCTTTAAGACGGCACGGGAGAACGGTGCAAAAACCGTGGGACTCACAGGGTATGAAGGCGGGAAAATGAAAGACCTCTGCGATCTTAGCATAATCGTGCCGAGCAACAATATGCAGAAAATAGAGGATCTTCATCTGATTATCTGCCATGTGATTTTTTCGCGCATAAGGGATTCCCTTAAATCCTGA
- a CDS encoding HAD-IIIA family hydrolase gives MFVLVDRDGVINRNLDGKYISSWNEFEFLPGSIEALKQLAENNIRCAIVSNQSGVNKGELSESELYEIDSRMHAELRLGGCRVEKTFYCVHREEEGCECRKPRPGLLIAASRELNFDLSKTFFVGDYMTDVEAGVAAGTKTILVMTGRGEKANLKRDEWKAEPDYIAADLKHAVDIILKIREKMK, from the coding sequence ATGTTTGTTCTCGTAGACAGAGACGGAGTAATCAACAGGAATCTCGATGGAAAATATATTTCATCATGGAATGAATTTGAGTTCCTGCCCGGCTCAATAGAGGCGCTGAAACAACTGGCAGAAAACAATATCAGATGTGCCATTGTTTCAAATCAATCCGGAGTAAACAAGGGCGAGCTGTCTGAAAGTGAACTTTATGAGATAGATAGCAGAATGCATGCTGAGCTTAGGCTTGGCGGATGCAGGGTGGAGAAGACTTTTTATTGTGTCCACAGGGAAGAGGAAGGATGTGAATGCAGGAAACCCAGGCCAGGGCTTCTTATCGCGGCAAGCCGTGAACTTAACTTCGACCTCTCAAAAACCTTCTTTGTCGGCGACTATATGACAGATGTGGAAGCGGGCGTTGCAGCAGGAACAAAGACTATTCTTGTCATGACCGGAAGGGGAGAAAAAGCAAATTTGAAAAGAGATGAATGGAAAGCAGAACCTGATTATATTGCTGCTGATCTTAAACATGCTGTAGATATTATTTTAAAAATAAGGGAGAAAATGAAATGA
- a CDS encoding NAD-dependent epimerase/dehydratase family protein, translating into MKRALVTGGAGFIASHVADGLIDDGFEVSIVDNLATGHERNLPPKARFYKMDIRDEKLADVFDREKPEVIFHHAAQMDVRKSVDDPRYDADVNVLGSLNLLENCKRTGTKKIMFASTGGAVYGEVQKCPADESHPVAPLCPYGLSKFVFENYLSLYGRLYGMKYTVLRYPNVYGPRQDPHGEAGVVAIFSQQMLTGVTPKIFGDGNKTRDYVFIADIVRANLLSLSKGDCEVINLGWAKEIKDIEIFEAVRDAAGVDIKPIFADKRLGEIERICLDAGKAKKILGWQPQVPLKEGINRAVEFYKKLFKK; encoded by the coding sequence ATGAAAAGGGCGCTTGTTACGGGTGGTGCCGGCTTTATAGCATCACATGTTGCTGATGGTCTTATTGATGATGGTTTCGAAGTTTCCATAGTTGACAACCTTGCAACTGGGCATGAAAGGAATCTCCCCCCGAAGGCAAGATTTTACAAGATGGATATAAGGGATGAGAAACTGGCTGATGTGTTCGACAGGGAAAAGCCTGAAGTGATTTTTCATCATGCTGCACAGATGGACGTGAGGAAATCTGTTGACGATCCACGCTATGATGCTGATGTTAATGTGCTTGGTTCACTAAACCTTCTCGAGAACTGCAAGAGGACAGGGACAAAAAAAATAATGTTTGCATCCACAGGAGGCGCTGTGTACGGCGAAGTTCAGAAGTGTCCTGCCGATGAAAGCCATCCTGTCGCACCGCTTTGCCCTTACGGTCTTTCAAAGTTTGTTTTTGAAAATTATCTCTCCCTTTATGGCAGGCTTTATGGGATGAAATACACAGTGTTGAGATACCCCAATGTTTATGGGCCGAGGCAGGATCCGCACGGTGAAGCGGGAGTTGTTGCAATTTTTTCCCAGCAGATGCTCACTGGCGTGACGCCGAAAATATTCGGTGACGGGAACAAGACACGCGACTATGTCTTCATTGCTGATATCGTAAGGGCAAACCTGCTTTCATTAAGCAAGGGGGATTGCGAGGTTATAAATCTCGGCTGGGCTAAAGAGATAAAGGATATAGAAATATTCGAAGCTGTGCGTGATGCCGCAGGAGTTGATATAAAACCTATATTTGCTGACAAACGGTTAGGCGAGATAGAAAGAATCTGCCTTGATGCCGGGAAGGCTAAAAAAATCCTCGGATGGCAACCGCAGGTTCCTCTCAAAGAGGGAATAAACAGGGCGGTAGAATTCTATAAGAAACTTTTTAAAAAATAG
- a CDS encoding transposase family protein — protein MQIKNQVIVKRWKPILEEYEKTKAKVIPRSFKFVKDLCKAHQISTKELRRYYNKWHGGEKSDESLLPEKRGARPGSRRTPKDIERNIVKAYRRFGSNRYELVFLFKPYYLDKTPSPATMDRIKARYPLNELQKKIIKRYEKQAPGELAHIDMTKVPKDIRCFFKTKELYAAAVCDDCTRLTYVEILKDKKASTLTYFMARSLSWFKQIYNFEFDAIMSDNGPEFKGTLEREHPFETMCNELGIKHICTRPYRPQTNGKIEAFWKIIKNEFFYPNSFDSEQDLIMNLGNFLFEYNHLRKHGGVNYETPFDKLQKVTKLLS, from the coding sequence ATGCAAATTAAGAATCAAGTTATTGTCAAACGTTGGAAACCAATTTTAGAAGAATATGAGAAGACAAAAGCAAAGGTTATTCCGCGTTCTTTCAAATTTGTAAAAGACCTTTGCAAAGCACATCAAATCAGCACTAAAGAGCTAAGGCGCTATTATAATAAATGGCATGGAGGAGAGAAATCTGATGAGTCGCTTCTGCCAGAAAAGAGAGGCGCCAGACCAGGTTCAAGGAGAACTCCTAAGGATATAGAGCGCAATATTGTAAAGGCTTACAGAAGATTTGGATCCAATAGATATGAACTTGTTTTTCTGTTCAAGCCTTACTATCTCGACAAGACACCTTCTCCTGCTACAATGGACAGGATAAAGGCACGTTATCCTCTAAATGAATTACAGAAAAAGATAATTAAACGTTATGAAAAGCAAGCACCAGGAGAGCTTGCTCATATTGATATGACAAAGGTTCCCAAAGACATAAGGTGCTTTTTTAAAACCAAAGAACTTTATGCTGCAGCTGTTTGTGATGATTGTACAAGATTGACTTATGTTGAGATACTAAAAGATAAAAAGGCATCAACTTTGACTTACTTTATGGCACGTTCCTTATCATGGTTTAAACAAATATATAATTTTGAGTTTGATGCTATAATGTCTGACAATGGACCTGAGTTCAAAGGAACACTTGAAAGAGAGCATCCATTTGAAACAATGTGTAATGAATTAGGTATAAAACACATCTGTACCAGACCTTATAGACCTCAAACTAATGGCAAGATAGAAGCCTTTTGGAAGATTATCAAGAATGAATTCTTTTATCCTAATTCATTTGACTCTGAGCAAGACCTTATTATGAACCTTGGAAACTTTTTATTTGAATATAATCATTTAAGAAAGCATGGTGGGGTGAACTATGAAACACCTTTTGATAAGCTCCAAAAAGTTACCAAATTATTGAGCTAG
- a CDS encoding enoyl-CoA hydratase/isomerase family protein has translation MAYKNLLYEIKEKTGIITINRPQVLNVLNAETVEELASLIEEIKSDPSVLTVIITGAGDRAFAAGADIKEIMALTPSSAQAYLRRGHDMLNSIEMLGKPVIAAINGFCLGGGCELALACHIRIASQNASFGLPEINLGIIPGYGGTLRLPRTVGRGKALEMILTGEIISSTEAQRISLVTRIVKQETLMSEAQMLAGTISKRGPVVYAH, from the coding sequence ATGGCTTATAAGAACCTCCTTTATGAAATAAAAGAAAAGACCGGGATAATTACCATCAACAGGCCGCAGGTTTTAAATGTACTCAATGCCGAGACAGTTGAAGAACTTGCTTCTCTCATCGAAGAAATAAAAAGTGACCCATCTGTTCTCACTGTAATAATCACCGGAGCTGGAGACCGCGCATTTGCCGCAGGAGCAGACATTAAAGAAATAATGGCGCTCACACCTTCCTCTGCACAGGCATATCTCAGGCGCGGTCATGATATGTTAAATTCCATAGAGATGCTCGGCAAACCTGTCATCGCCGCGATTAACGGTTTTTGTCTCGGAGGCGGTTGCGAGCTTGCCCTTGCCTGCCATATCCGCATTGCATCTCAAAATGCAAGCTTCGGCCTGCCTGAAATAAATCTTGGCATAATCCCGGGCTACGGCGGAACACTGCGGCTGCCGCGAACTGTGGGAAGAGGGAAAGCCCTTGAGATGATACTTACGGGAGAGATAATCAGCTCTACTGAGGCGCAGAGGATATCGCTCGTAACCCGCATAGTGAAGCAGGAAACCCTGATGAGTGAAGCTCAAATGCTGGCAGGCACAATATCAAAAAGAGGACCTGTTGTTTATGCTCACTAA